From Aspergillus luchuensis IFO 4308 DNA, chromosome 2, nearly complete sequence:
TGGAAGAAGTGGTCATTACCACacgcagaaagaagaagcaggcttCAGCCATGGCCCCCGGCGGCGGGGTTGATGACGGTTTCTTTGAAGATGACTGCGAGGTCTTGGACTTCGCTCGGGACCGAGTCTAATTGCGATAACCACAATTACCATGCCGCTGGCGGGGCtctataagatttaaactaATATGTCACATTCTAGACTTACATTGGTATGGCGTTGGTGTGATTGGGATTTAGGCTCGCTCATTTCCGCTCTTGCTTTGGTTGTGACTCCATACGAACCTCTTTCTGGCATGCATTACTGCTTCGCATGATTTATGGCTTGACGCAATATGTCCGCGTGTCTCGTGCCAAAGGATTTTCAACATGCATCTAGGCGCCTCCTAGTCAAAGCAGAGACGCAGGCGAAGATATCGTCATTTCGTTCTGCACGTCAGAGGTCAATGACATTGGGaattttctcttcctcacaTCGGCACTATTTGACTGCACTCGCTATCTGATGCCAACTTTGTGTTCGCTGCGTACATGTCGGATATGCGCTCACTCGTTCTCTTTCTGCCCACACCGCTGTATTTCGATGCATATTTCCGTGGCCGTTCGATGTTACAATTGATGTTACATACCCAGTGCTGTTCTGTGAGCCAGATAGATGAAACCATGCGGGCGTTAATCGTAAagtacatatatatatataggtGAAATAGACATGTGCTTGAGTGATAGATATGATGAACGCAGATTACATGGACTACAAGGAGTTATCGGTATATTTGCTACTAACTGGTAACTTACTTGTTAAGAAACCTTCTAAGTGAGTCCTGTTTCCACAAGCCCATAGCCATCCTACCAAATTCAATTCCTATGCTTCAATTAGTAGCTACCATGAATATAATACACCATATCAATCCTtaatcatcaacaacaaaacaaaatAATAGATCTGCAGTGCACGATGATCATCAACAGTCACTACCGAACCCGAGCCCGAGACCCACCGAGGGGTTGAGGAATATCAGTGGGTATGCGGGGTTTGAGTACTTGACACACCATATATCAAGTATCACGCCAATGAAGCCACTATCTATGCTGCTTTGAGTATGTAGTGGATTGAAGCATTGCTTGTAGCTACAGAGTCGCTATACTATATGGGGTTCCTTGCGAACTGGGGAAATACtatacttagtagtatagGGGAGCTATCCAAAATGATTGGGTTTCTCGGAAAGAAGCATGTGGTCATGTGAGTGGTTTCTTTTGGTTGAAGATTACCagtagaaaataaaatacatGAGCTGAGCGCTACGTAgtagtaaaataaatctgGTATGAATGATAAAAGGGACAAGTGATCAATCAAATTTCGGATGGGCCAGGAGGTATACAGATTCAAGAAAATTTATcaagcaaaagcaaagcagataGTAATCAATCaagttaattattatccACGAGAGTAGAATAAGTTAAAcaggtagtggtggtagtagtagtgacaAGTTCCCATATTAGCTAATTTCCTTAATTTCCCgtagtcaatcaatcatattAACACAGAGCGCTGGATTAAGTGTGCAAGTAGACAGATagctttccccctccctttccccccaatCATCGATCAAGGTATAGCGGCTCAGCTCATTTACAGAGCCCAAGCAGCCAAGACGAAGCCAAGCACACCGGCTGCGGAAACGCCCAGCTTGAGCTGCGTGATAGCAGCGGCGTTCTCGGTGCTGCTGGCGTGAGCACCAGTCGCGGTGCTAGTTCCGGAGGAGCCAGACTTGGAGTCGGAGCCTGTTGTTGAAGTTAATCGTTAGTCAAGAAGTAGAGATGTATGGGGAGGTTGAAGGTGGACGTACCAGAGCCggtcgacgaagaagagcttCCGCtcttggtggtgctggcgtCGTTGGAGCCAGCAGTGGTAGCGGAAGAGCCCGACGCTCCTGTGGCACTGGCCGGGAAGAAGTAGCTGCTGTAGCAGCTGCTCTGGCAACTGGCGTAGGATTGCTGGTCGCTGGGGGAGCCGGAACCCTGGGGACAGGCGGCAACGCAGCTGGTGGTGTCGTTGGCTTGGGCGTTGTCGGGGCAGGGGACGCTGTAGCAGTTGGCGATGCAGCAAATCTCAGTTTCAGCGCCTGAAGATTGTTAGTTAATTTGCTCTTGGTAGACTTCTTTGTTGTGgtagatggatggagtgTAGAAGACGGAGGTGGTTGGGTTTTGCGGACGGGATTGGGTGAAAGGGTGAGAATGCAGAAATGGTGTGGGTATGACAGCattggagaggagaaaggaactTACACTTGGCAGCGCAGGAAGCCTGAGGAGACAAGCTAGCAGTGGTCGTCGCGGcactggtggtggaggaagagtccTGGGCGACGGCGAGAGCcagaagggaggagagagcgaTAGCGCTGTTGAACTTCATCTTGACGAATGGATCGAGGAAACGACAGACGTTTGAGATTGACTGAAGTGTAGAAGTAAGTAGCGAAACGAGCGCGACAGAGTAGCACGAAACGAAGGACTgtaagggaggagaggaagaagaggaagaaagaaagaaaaggaagagggggaaggcAGACGAGGTTatgaaagggaaaaaagacgGGCTGTAAATAACGGGGCCAAGGATGGCGAGGCGAACAATGGACCGGGGGAAAGTTGCCCAAGCGTATCAGGCGATATGCTGGGATTCACCGCGCCTGGCACCAAATTAGGGTCATCCAGCTGTCGGTTCGCCAGTTGCGATTAGCGGGGTTTCAGCAAGCCGTCAGAGTCGCACAGGCTAGTGCGCTGGATTCCTCAAGAAGCGTCTGGATAAGTGGATTCACTGGGCCGGAGCTAGTAGTCCACACCCTTACATTTGGTGGCAACTCAATAACATCGGGAAGAGACATTTACAGGGTTGGATGTGCACTTGTGGAGGCGCCATTCGTGGAGTTGGCATGGAATTTTAGTTTGAAGCCGGTGCCTACgagagatggtggagagagagagagagagagagagaacagCGCGAAGCACAGTCCAGGTTTTGGACCCAGTCCTTCaatttggtggtggtgaagagtgAGCAGCCAGTCAACAATCACAGACCCTGAAAATCTGGGGACTGCAAAGGATCGGCTAAAAATAACCCTAGACATAAGAGGGAATCCAAGGGTCATTTCAAGGCACTAATAGCGCTACTCCAACGCTAAACCGGTTGCTGCTAAGCTAGTAAGAGCTAGACTGTCTCCCACTAATTCCATCTTAGTCCGTCACTGTCCACCATTCGGTCTTATCAGTGGATGGGGTTGAGACAGCGCATCCGAAGAGGTGGAGAGCACCCGGTCATTGGTGGGCTGATCTGTCAGAACGTGTCATGCGAACACACTGGAATGCACTAGATATCAGGGTAAAGAGGGTGGTTGGAAAACTGTTGGCAAGTCTTGTAGGCACCACAATCACGAATAGGGGCCGGACTATCAAGGGATTCTGTCAGATTCATCGACACTGGAATTGCTTTTTCAGGCCTAGTGTGCCTCGGGCAGATCCGACATGCCTGTCCTGGCGAATCATTCTTTATCCGCTCAACAAAAAActacaacagcaacaaaaagatggggatggaaAAGGATCCGGAAGACTTTCATCCTACCCATCACGTGGCCATCCTCAAACATTCTTGGATGGTTTCGAGGCTGAATTATTGACAGTCTGGAAACCTTGTCCGAGTTGGAGATTCTCATCAATGTCATCCCTATTCATTGATCGACTAATGGGCCTTATTCTATCAGCTATTATACTGGCACTACTATTCCTTTAGCATGTGCCGCCCCTTTTATACAAAAGCAAATATTCAGTTATACCTTGACTATAGACAGCCTCTGAAAAGCCTGAACTTTGAGACGAACTTCGAGGATGAATTTATCTACCATCTTGTTGACTCACTGTACTTCAGATCTTACTAGTTAGCAATTCTATGTTAGATGACGACAATAAGAGTCACCAGTAACTATTAATCAGGCTCATAGTTAGTGGTTGAGTCCTGACACGGATTATGAGTTGGAGTCATCGGGAGACATTACACCAATAATCTGCTACTGGACTCGGCGTCAATAGAGTTTAATTGGTGTTTGAGCTCGCAGTAAAAAGCCAGTAGCTCTTACAAATCTTGTCGGCACTGTTCTACCATCAAAGCATTTCAACATTTCATTCTCCGCGGGAGGACACAGAGTGGAGAAGCCTAGGGCCTTAGAGATAGTTGGTCGTAGTCACAATAGTTGGTGAATGGGGCATCGCTAGCTAGAATGGTTTTGCAGAGCGACTGGGGGGAAATATAGTCTAGCTGAGAATTTACCTAGAGATTTGGAGAGCATGCCACGTGCTTGAGAGGCGTTCTAGTAAACATCATGTTACCAATGTTTCTGTAAGAACGTCACCCCCAGGCCTTCCGCATCCTACAAAGAGCACCTAAAGCCAACTATCTAGAGTATGTCGAGGCCAAGAAATCCCCGGCCGACTTGAAACTCGCGAGGTTTCACTTTAAGCGTTCCGCAGCTGGGTAATCAGCTTGCTGTATATGCAGTGTGCCTATCTGGCAAGGTAAGTGCAGGATGCAGACTGTAAAGACCGACTGAATACTAGGTTgctttttctattatctagTAGCTGGCTCTATGGATTGCATGTCTACCCCTATTTACTCCTTTGATTCCATGAAGCTTTAATTGCCGGCGGTTCTTTGTCATATTGCCCGCAAGAATGTGGAGCGATTAAAGTTCCTTTCAAGAAGTAAGTATTTCCTCTTTAGATTTGCTATACTCTTCTTTGAAATTTTCAGCTCGAGATCGACTGTGCTATGTCACCACAGCGCGATATGAAGGGTCATTGAGAAAAATTGTCCATCGGTATGGCTTGTTATGATGTCACAGTCATCGCATTTTCAGTAATGCGAGAGTAACATCTGATTCGACTTCCCCAATAGTCTCCATATCAATGTATAATTTCTTTCTGAGCCAATGTGTGAACTGATTCTACCCAGATCTAGATCAGGACTAGTTTAGTATCCCTTACCAAGGCGGACTAGACCGCTTACTCGCTACTTATGTAAGCTTCTTTATCGATAAGGACATGTGATTGCTCTCAACGCGTCGCGTCCAGGTATCTTCGACGGTGGTCGGGGATTTATCCTACGATGCACCTCGGGTTCGCTATGTTCAGTCTTGATAGTGGCTCCTCTGACTATTTCGACGATGATCTGGGCGACTTGGGCGTCGACCGGCCTTCGGATGCGGCAGACTCGACTGATCCTGACACTCCCCGACCAGCCAAGCGCCGTCGTCTGAAAGCTGGTAAAGATACCCCAAACGCGAAATTACAATCGCATCAGAAGTCTCGTGCAGAACGTGGTGATGGAGCTAGGACAGCGCTAAGCTCAGACTCGTTTATCGActatgatgacgacgaagtgCCCTCTCCCGAACGAGAGTCACACTACTTCCAAGACGATAGTGAACGGGAGGCACGGTCCAAATACAAAGTCTTCGCTCCCAAAAACGCAAACATCCAGGAAAATATCTTTGTGACGCAGCTAACgcaacctccctctccgccgGAAATGCTCCGTGGTCCCCGTTGGAAGAAGCCTGATCCTGGCTTGCCTTCCCGAACTGCTGCCACCCCGCTGCCAATATCAACTCAAACCAGAGACTCGGctgctgatgttgatggaattgatgagtatgacgatgatgaagagatgaaagCAGCGATTGAGGCATCGTTGCAATCGTTCGAGGAGGAAACATCAAGACCAGCTCCCTCCGTGCCCTTGCAAAAGCCCCCGTGCCCATCTGCTCCTCCCATTGCTGGACAGCAGAACACTACCGTTGTGGCCTCCAATGATCTTCTGGACGATATACCTGATGATGCCTTCGACTCAGACCTGTCAATGTCACCACCTCCTGCGCCTCAGCCTCGCCCGGCGGCTCAGTCATTCACACAGTCAACGAATCGCCCATTAGGTGTTCGCCAAACGACGCTATTTGGTATGGTTGCCAGACACCCAGAAAATCAGCCACCGCGCGGTGAACAGGTGTACTCTCCGCCTGAGAAGAGCGAGCCACCCACTCAGCATAAACTCAACCAGGAAGCCTTGGGTACGTGGGTTTATCCTACGAACCTGGGTAAAACTCGAGACTATCAGTTCAATATTGCTCAAAAAGGCCTCTTTCATAATTTGCTTGTAGCTTTACCCACGGGTCTCGGAAAAACGTTTATAGCAGCTACTATCATGCTCAACTGGTTTCGGTGGACCAAAGATGCTCAGATTGTCTTTGTTGCGCCCACAAAACCGCTAGTTGCTCAGCAGATTTCTGCATGCTTCGAAGTCGCTGGGATCCCTAGATCCCAGACCACTATGCTCACGGGAGAGGCTGCTCCGGGAATCCGAGCCGAAGAATGGAAGGCAAAACGCGTATTCTTCATGACGCCTCAAACTTTGATCAACGACCTAAAAACCGGGATTGCTGACCCGAAGCGAATCGTCCTGGTTGTCGTCGATGAAGCCCATCGTGCAACTGGTGGTTATGCATATGTTGAAGTTGTCAAGTTCCT
This genomic window contains:
- a CDS encoding uncharacterized protein (COG:S;~EggNog:ENOG410PYXG;~SECRETED:SignalP(1-18)), which gives rise to MKFNSAIALSSLLALAVAQDSSSTTSAATTTASLSPQASCAAKCAETEICCIANCYSVPCPDNAQANDTTSCVAACPQGSGSPSDQQSYASCQSSCYSSYFFPASATGASGSSATTAGSNDASTTKSGSSSSSTGSGSDSKSGSSGTSTATGAHASSTENAAAITQLKLGVSAAGVLGFVLAAWAL